One genomic window of Comamonas antarctica includes the following:
- a CDS encoding potassium-transporting ATPase subunit KdpA yields MLEWGLFLALLLALGWPLGHYLAAVMRGAPMRGDWLFGWLERSIYRLLGTRPDIGMGWRGYAAAFLLSNLLLALAVWGIFMTQAWLPLNPDGVPNMRWDLALHSMVSFLTNTNQQHYSGQAQLSYLAQMTGVIGLQVVTPVMGLAVAAATLRGLLGGVAPSGPAPSGPAPRGSAPTAPGAASSGIDVGNYWADVVRATLRFVLPLCLLLSLLLTSQGVPATLAAGPVAAPVESSATFREQKIPLGPVAPMVAIKQLGSNGGGWYGPNSTVALENPTPLSNFLQLLAIALIPVSIIFMIAPFTGRRRFGALVFGSMLCLSLLSTGFSLWSEAHSATAADSALMEGKELRLGAEAAALWAATTTQVNNGSVNLMLDSAAPLTGLAALSNMLINAIWGGVGCGLQQFIVHLLLSVFLAGLMTGRTPELFGRKIEAPEVRLLAVLVLWQPLVILGFTAVALAVPGLAGNSNPGFHGLSQVFYEYVSAFANNGSGFEGLADNTLWWNLSAAFVLAAGRYPALLIPLALAAMLARKRRAPESPGSLQVETPTFALTLTAIVVILTLLQFMPVLVLGPVADHLALAPLRAP; encoded by the coding sequence ATGCTTGAATGGGGCTTGTTTCTCGCGTTGCTGCTGGCCCTGGGCTGGCCGCTGGGGCATTACCTCGCGGCCGTCATGCGCGGCGCGCCCATGCGCGGCGATTGGCTGTTCGGCTGGCTCGAACGTTCGATCTACCGCCTGCTGGGCACGCGCCCCGACATCGGCATGGGCTGGCGCGGCTACGCCGCAGCCTTCTTGCTGAGCAACCTGCTGCTGGCACTTGCGGTCTGGGGCATCTTCATGACCCAGGCCTGGCTGCCGCTCAATCCCGATGGCGTGCCGAACATGCGCTGGGACCTGGCGCTGCACAGCATGGTCTCGTTTCTCACCAACACCAACCAGCAGCATTACTCCGGCCAGGCCCAGCTGTCGTATCTGGCGCAGATGACCGGGGTCATCGGGCTGCAGGTGGTCACGCCGGTGATGGGCTTGGCCGTGGCCGCGGCCACGCTGCGCGGGTTGCTGGGAGGGGTAGCGCCGAGCGGGCCAGCGCCTAGCGGGCCAGCGCCACGCGGGTCAGCGCCAACCGCCCCAGGCGCCGCGTCGAGCGGCATCGATGTCGGCAACTACTGGGCCGATGTGGTGCGCGCCACGCTGCGCTTCGTGCTGCCGCTGTGCCTGCTGCTGTCCTTGCTGCTGACCTCGCAGGGCGTGCCCGCGACGCTGGCCGCCGGCCCCGTCGCGGCTCCGGTCGAGAGCAGCGCCACGTTCAGGGAGCAGAAGATCCCGCTGGGCCCGGTCGCGCCCATGGTCGCGATCAAGCAGCTGGGCAGCAATGGCGGCGGCTGGTATGGCCCGAACAGCACGGTGGCGCTGGAGAACCCGACGCCGCTGTCGAACTTCCTGCAGCTGCTGGCCATCGCGCTGATTCCGGTGTCCATCATCTTCATGATCGCGCCGTTCACCGGCCGGCGCCGGTTTGGCGCCCTGGTGTTCGGCAGCATGCTGTGCCTGTCGCTGCTGTCCACGGGGTTCTCGCTCTGGTCGGAGGCCCATTCCGCCACTGCCGCCGACAGCGCGCTGATGGAGGGCAAGGAACTGCGCCTGGGCGCCGAGGCCGCGGCGCTGTGGGCCGCGACGACCACGCAGGTCAACAACGGCTCGGTCAACCTGATGCTGGATTCGGCCGCGCCGCTGACCGGCCTGGCGGCCCTGAGCAACATGCTGATCAATGCGATCTGGGGCGGCGTCGGCTGCGGGCTGCAGCAGTTCATCGTCCACCTGCTGCTGAGCGTGTTCCTGGCGGGGCTGATGACCGGGCGCACGCCGGAGCTGTTCGGCCGCAAGATCGAGGCACCCGAGGTGCGGCTGCTGGCGGTGCTGGTGCTGTGGCAGCCGCTGGTGATCCTGGGCTTCACCGCGGTGGCGCTGGCCGTGCCCGGCCTGGCCGGCAACTCCAACCCGGGCTTCCACGGCCTGAGCCAGGTGTTCTACGAATATGTCTCGGCGTTTGCCAACAATGGCTCGGGCTTCGAGGGCCTGGCCGACAACACGCTCTGGTGGAACCTCAGCGCGGCCTTCGTGCTGGCCGCGGGCCGCTATCCGGCGCTGCTGATTCCGCTGGCGCTTGCGGCCATGCTGGCGCGCAAGCGCCGCGCGCCCGAAAGCCCGGGCAGCCTGCAGGTGGAGACTCCCACCTTCGCGCTCACGCTGACCGCCATCGTTGTGATTCTCACGCTGCTGCAATTCATGCCGGTGCTGGTGCTCGGCCCGGTGGCCGACCATCTGGCCCTCGCGCCGCTGCGCGCGCCCTGA